DNA sequence from the Penicillium psychrofluorescens genome assembly, chromosome: 3 genome:
CCTCCGATGACCTCAAACCCGGTCTGTACTGACTTCGGATTGTCCCTCAGGAACGAAACATTATCCTCTCAAGCACTTACGAATACCGCTTCCCGTCCCCATCAGCCGTGCAagccgccgccagcgcctctCAAGAAACGTGGGATGAGGAAACCGTGAAGCCACCTAGCTCTAGCGTCAAGGTGCACATGACCAGTCGGCTGATTGGACTGGTTGTGATTCCAGGGCGACATATCACGAAGATTGAGGTGGAGTAACTGAACAACACTCATACCCATATCAACCGGATGGGCAATGTGTTCTGTTTGTCCACGACTATCCTTTCCGTCGGGCTTAACCAGTGATAACCGCCCTTGGTCGCTTTACCACCGCCCCCGCCAAGCCTCAGTGGCGCCCATAAACCAACTCCAATATGCCACTGGGACATTACAGACTCCCTCCCTTGCTGCCTCTTCTGCCAGCGCAAGAGCTGAACGTGGGGCTGCCCAGACTGGCTCTCTGGCCTTCACGTGGCACGTGGAGCATTACAGCTGCACCATGCTCGGGGACTTGGCTGATGGCAGCTCAGGGTTTGTCTCTCTAGGGGAACTGTGGACTGTCCGTCTGGAAAAAGCGGTGTCTCTTATCGCGGAGATGCCTTGGCGTGCAGTTTCTGTCAGTCTGACCCGGAGATTATTTGTTTCAACGACCTATTTCTGCCGGTGAAGAGATCCCAGCGGCGAATGTTAGAATGTAGATCTGAGTCGTTTCCTTCTGGATGAAATGAGAGAATCATCTGGCCAAACTACATCGTATCTTGTTCTGTATCCATGGATCAGATAGTGGGGGGGATCTACTGTAGCTCCTGCATCCAAGTCGGGAGGGCTCGGAGGATCCGTTCTGCTTCAGCTGGTCGGCCCGAATGCCAATCCAGAGATCACCTGCTAG
Encoded proteins:
- a CDS encoding uncharacterized protein (ID:PFLUO_004344-T1.cds;~source:funannotate) gives rise to the protein MDTDDNQAIQYLEGLLGRAFRVHTTDSRMFVGIFKCTDAERNIILSSTYEYRFPSPSAVQAAASASQETWDEETVKPPSSSVKVHMTSRLIGLVVIPGRHITKIEVE